In Sulfitobacter sp. LCG007, the sequence CCACCTGGATCTGGTGCGCGGTAACGACGCCGCACAGAGCGCGCTTGCGGCGCAGGTTGCCAAAGGGCATCGGCACGTCCTGCTCGACTGCGCCGACGACAACGACGTGGCGGTCAGCGCGCGGCTGGCGCGCGACAACCGCGCCCTTGTCGCGAGCGACCCGCTGTGCATCTCGGCGGGACTGGACCGCTGCGCGGGATCGGAGGGTACGGCGCCGCCGCCCCGTCACGCGCAAGGGCCCGCTGCGGTGCTGATCGGGAGTGTCGGTCCGGTCGCCGAACAGCAGACGGCGGCTTTCGAGGCGCATTACCCGGTGCTGCGCCTCGACCTGACCGCAGAAGACGACGAGGAAGCGCAGGTCGCCGACGTGCTCGAGCGCGCCAGCGCCCATGTCGGGCTGCGCCCCTTCGCCGTCACGACGCTGGCGGATGATGCCGGCGTGAAGGCCGCGCAGGCGAAGTTCGGTCGCCTGGGCGCCGCACGCCGGGCCGAGCGGCTGCTTGCCGGTATCGCGACCGGGTTGCACGCAGCGGGGATACGCCGGTTCATCGTCTCGGGCGGCGAGACTTCGGGCGCGGTCGTCGGCGCGCTCGGCATCACGCGGGTCCGCGCTTTCGCCCGCGGGCCGCTCGGCGGAGGGTTCTGCGTATCACAGGGGTCCGATCCGGTCTCGTTCTTCCTGAAATCGGGAAAACTGGGCGCGCCCGACGTCCTGATTGGCGCCCTTGCCGAAATGGACAGATGAAAGGCTCGAAGATGACGGAACAGGAATACCGCCAGCAGCTGGTGGATTACAGCCGGCTGGCCATCAGCCGCAAACTCTCGAACGCGACGGCCGGCAACATCAGCGTCCGGTCCGGGGACGGCATGCTCATCACGCCTTCGGGGATCGACCCCGACAGGATGAGCCCGGACCAGATCGTCCGGGTCGCCTTTGACGGCACCGCATCCGGCGACTGGAAACCCAGCAGCGAGTGGGCGCTGCACGCGGCCCTCTATCTGGCACGGCCCGAGGCAACGGCCATCGTTCACGCGCATCCCACATATTGCGTGGCGATCTCCTGCCTTCGCGCGCCGATCCCGCCGTTTCACTACATGATCGCCAGCTTCGGAGGCAATGAAGTGCCCTGCGCGCCCTATGCGCCCTTCGGGTCACAGGCACTGGCGGACGCGGTGGCTGCGACGATGGGACAGGACTACGCCGCCTGCCTCATGGCCAATCACGGCATGATCGCGCTCGGCCGGTCCCTCCAGACCGCCTTCGCCCTCACCGAAAAGCTCGAGGTGCTGGCGCACCAGTATCAGCTTGCCTGCTCGATCGGGACGCCCACACTGCTGAACGAAGACGACATGGCGACGGTCCACCGTGCCTACCGGAGCTACGGCTACGGCAAGCCGGCGGCGGCGCGCTAGCCCGGATGGCGGGGCGTCCGAAGTCCCGCCGTTTCACCGCCATCCACGGGGATCACCGCGCCATTCACGTAGCTCGCCCGGTCAGAGAGCAGCCACGCGATGACGTCGGCCACTTCGCCGGGCCGGGCGACCCGGCCGGCGGGAATACGCAGTTCCAGCATCCGGCGTTGCAGATCGTCGGCCAGTACCCTCTCCATCATCCGGGTGCCGATCTGGCCCGGGCAGACCGCGTTGAAGCGGACGAGATGGCCGAGTTCGAGCGCCAGCGACTGGGTCAGGGCGATCACCGCCCCCTTGCTCGCGGTGTAGATCGCAAGCTGTTCCTCGCCCGCCCTTCCGGCAACCGACGCGACATTCACCACGGAGCCTTTCCCAGCGATCAGCCCGTCAAGCGCCAGCCGCGTCATCAGATAGACGCTGCGCGCGTTGACCCGCATCATCTCGTCCCAGTCGCCGACCCCGGTTTCGGCGAACACGTGGCGCCCGCCCTTGCCCGCGTTGTTCACCAGCCCGGCCAGACGACCCTCCCCGAGTTCGAGCGCCCGGCTGACGATTGCGCGGCACTGATTGTCGTCGGAGATATCCGCCTCGATGAATTCCAGCCCTTCGGTTTCGCGCATCGCAGCGGCACCCGCTGCCGCATCCCGCCCGGCGATGAGGACCCGATGCCCGGCTTCGGCAAGGGTCGTCGCGGTGAACCGCCCTATCCCGTGCGTGCCACCCGTGACGATGATCATGTCGGTGCTGTCCTCATCCTGTCGTGAAATGCTGCGGGTGCGACCCCTGCCGGGCTTCGATCGAGGCGATGTGCTCGCGCAGCGAATTGCCCCCCTCCACGAGATCCATCCGGATCGCCTCGCGCAACGAATAGGAATCGCGCGCGCGAAGGGCATCGAGCACGTTCAGATGCTGATGGCGGCCCGCATAGGTCGGGGGCGCATCGGGATAGAGCTCGCTCAGCAGCGGGCCCACCCGGATCCACAGCCCCTCGAGAACTTCCGTCAACGTCGGCATGCCGGATCGGGAATAGAGCCCGAAATGAAAGTCGAAATTGGCCTGCAGCGCGGTCGGCCAGTCACCCTCGGCCTCGGCCTTCACAAGCGCATCATGGCTGGCCACAAGACGATCGATGACCTGCTGGTCGATACGGCCAAGTGCACGCTCCGCCGCCAGCGGCTCGAGGTTCATGCGGATGTCGCGGATCTCGGTGTATTCGGCAAGGCTGAGCCGCCTGACGCGAATATAGTACCGGGGCCGGATCTCGATCGCGCCCTCATGGGCAAGCTGGAAAAGCGCCTCCCGCACGGGCGTCTCCGAGGTCCCCATCTGCTGCGCAAGCTCGCGCACCTTGAGCCGCTGGTGCGGTTTCAGCTCGGCGCGCATCAGCGACGCGCGCAGCCTGGCGTAGACCACTTCGGACAGCGGGATGGAGTCCTCGGGCTCGGGTGGGGTGTCGCCTGTCGTCGAGATCATCGGTCCGCTTCCCTGGCGCCAGCCGGACCCTCCGGCATTCCACAGACGGGCGTCGCACGATCGCCGCCTTCGCGCGACCCTCGTCTGCACCGTAATGGATATATCAAATCACAGGTATTCTTAACAATCCAGCGTGGAATCTTTCGTTTCGCGGCCGATGATGCTTGTTTGGGCCCGATACTGATATATCATGACTCCAGAGGCGTAACGAAGCGGGAGCGTGCCATGTCCGAGGGTTCCATCACCAATGTCGCGAGGCTGGAGGACCGGGCGAAGTTCATCCGCACGGAGACCGTCCGCCTGTCCCGCATCGCAGGGGCGGGGCACTATTCCTCGACATTCTCCTGCGCCGAGATCCTTGCGGCACTCTATTACAGCCAGATGCGCATCGATCCGACGCGGCCGGACTGGGACGACCGGGACCGCTTCGTGATGTCCAAGGGGCACGCGGCCATCGGGCTTTACCCCGTGCTTGCCGACCTCGGATATTTCGATCCCTCGGACCTAGATGACTACACCCGTCTCGGCTCGAATTTCGGCGATCATCCGGACATGAAGAAAGTGCGGGGGCTCGACTTCTCGTCGGGTTCTCTTGGCCACGGACTTTCGATCGGCGTGGGCATGGCGCTTGCCGGCAGGATGAAGGGGCTCGGCTACCGGACATACGTCATGCTCGGAGACGGCGAGATCTCGGAAGGCCAGATCTGGGAGGCCGTCAACTCGGCGGCGCATTACAAGCTCGGGAATCTGGTGATCCTGCTGGATCGCAACGGATTGTGCATCGACGGCCATACCGAAGACATCATGGCCATAGAACCGGTCCAGGACCGGTTTGCCAGCTTCGGATGGGACGTGCAGCGGGTGGACGGGCATGACCTGCCATCGGTACTCGCGGCGTTCGACGGCCTTTCGCACGGGCCCGTCGGCAAGCCCCAGGCCATCATCTTCGACACGGTCAAGGGACGCGGCGTGAAACGCATGGAAATGTCGCTGGACTGGCATGTCGGCAATCTGGCGGGGCAGGATTACGACGATGTGATGGCCGAACTGGAAGCGGGCCTGAAACCCTACGTACAGGAACCTGCGCAATGAGCACGGAAATGCAGAACGAGGCCGAGATCTTTCGCGGCACGACGGACGGGGAAACCACCTTCAAGGATCGCAGATCGGTGCGCGGCACCCCGAAGCAGGGCATGCCCGCCTTCGTGCTGGGCGAGGAGCTGGCCGAGATGGCCCGGACCGATCCGCGCATCGTGGTTGCGACCGCCGATCTGGCCTCGGCGAACCGGACCAATGATTTCAAGGCCGTTCATCCCGAGCGCTTCTTCGACTTCGGGATCGCCGAAAAGAACATGATCACCGCGGCGGCCGGCATGGCGGCCTGCGGACTGGTTCCCTACGTCGCGACTTTCGCAAGCTTCGCCGCCATCCTCGGGGCCGAGCAGATCCGCACCGACTGCGCCTATCCCCGCATGAAGGTGCGGGTCGTGGGCACCCATTCCGGAATGTCCATGGGATTCTACGGATCCTCTCACCATGCGCTCGAGGATCTGGGCATGCTGCGCTGCATGGCCGACCTGACGGTGATCTGCGCCACCGACGCAAATCACCTGCGCGCCATCCTTCGGCAGTCCGTCGACCATCCGGGCGCCATGTACATCCGTCTCGGACGGGGGCGCGACCCGGAAGTCTACGCCAGCGTTCCGGACCTCAGCATCGGCAAGGCGATACGCCTGCGGGAGGGGAGCGACCTGACGCTGATCGCCACCGGTAGCATGGTGCGCGCCGCGCTCGATGCGGCCAGGGCGATGGCCGAGGACGGCATTTCCGCAAGGGTCGTCGACATGCATACCATCAGCCCCCTAGACCGCGCCGAAATCCGGTCCGCGGCAACCGAAACCGGCGCGATCATGACCGTCGAAGAGCACAACGTGACCGGTGGACTCGGGTCCGCCGTGGCCGAGGTCCTGGTTGAAATGCCCCGCATCCCGTTCCTGCGCCACGGCGTGCCGGACCGATACGTCGAAGTCGGCCCGCCCGCAGCGCTTTACGAGGCCTATGAACTGGACGCCAAGGGAGTGGCCCGGGTCGCGCGCACCTTCCTTTCGGGCGGCTGACACCCTGACCCGCACCGAACCGAACCGACGGCGTTCACGGGCAGGAGACTCCATTTGCGGGCGACCAAATGACGAACCTTCGGGCCCGTCAGGGCCGAACAGACAGATTTAGCGGAAAAATCTATCGCTTTTTCTGCGCCGGCTTTCGACCATGTTAGCGCTTAGCGCAACAGGGTGTCGCCCCCAATATACTGATACTGAATAAGATATTGCTGCATTTCGGTCAGAGACCCACGCAAGGCAGCACGCAAAAATCGCTTCAGGCATTGATGAAAGTGAGTTGTCAGCTGAATTTTCCTTAACTAACCTCGGGTGAATGGCCGTGTATTCGCGGCGGGGGCCTGACTGATGTGGACGATTGCCAAAGACCGTGCTCTGCGCGAACGCGCCGGCCAAGTCATTGTCGGCGGGATGCACCGGCACCAGTCCACCGTCCTCCTGCCGGACGACTTTTCCCCGGCCCCCTTCGGACACCGACGCAACGCGGATCGCCGATGCGGCCATGCCCTCTTCCGCACGGCAAGGCGGCGTCTGCCTTCCTCCCTGCGGGGCCTTGTTCATGAATGTCGCGATGACCCGAAAGGACATCGCCCGGACCCTCGACGTCACCGGCGCCGCGTTCGAGGAAATCAGTCGAAGCCGCGCCTCCCACGGACCGTCGCCAGCAATCGCGGCGCATCCGGGGGCTGAACGGCAAGACATGCGCCAACAGGGAAAAACGAGAATGAAACACATGAACTTGAAATGCGGCGTCGCCGCCATCGCCATCGCGGGATCGGCATTCCTCGCACCACCCGTCCTCGCCCAGGAAGACGACACGCTGGTCATCGCCCGCTCCATGGACGTCAACTCGCTCGATCCGTCCCGGGCCTTCTGCGACACCTGCCAGTTCTATCTGACGGCGGTCTACGACACGCTGCTGACGCTGGCACCGGACAACAAGTCCCTCGTCCCCAACCTCGCCGAAAGCTGGGAGGTAAACGAAGACTTCACGGAATTCACCTTCCGGCTGAAGGACGCTGTTTTCGCGGACGGCTCGCCGGTCGAGGCTTCCGACGTGGTCTGGAGCTTCGAGCGTCTCCAGAACCTCAAGGCGTCGGCATCGTTCATCATGGAGGGCATGGTGACCACCGAGGCGGTGGACCCGAAGACCGTCAAGGTCACGGTTGAATCTCCCAACTCGGAATTCCTCAACAAGCTTTCGGCGCCCTACACCGGCATCCTGAATGCCGACATGCTCAAGGAAGCCGGCGCGCTGGCGACGGAGGATGCCGCCGAATCCGACCGGGCGGAATCGTGGTTTCTCGAGCATTCCGCCGGATCCGGTCCGTTCGTGCTGGCAAGCTATTCGCCGGAATCCGAACTCCGGCTGAAGCGCAACGATGCCTATTGGGGCGAGGCGCCCGCCTTCTCGGAGATCGTCGTGACCCAGATCCAGGACGCGGTCAGTCAGGCCCAGGCACTGGAGACCGGCCAGGTCGATATCGCGATGCAGATCGACCCGGACACGGCCACGTCGATCCGCTCTCCCGAGGTGACGACGGAAGTGATCCCCTCCTACAACTTCCTCTACATCGGCTTCATTCCCGGCGCGAAAGGCATGTCGGAGGTGCTGACCCAGGACGTCCGCCAGGCGCTGGCGCTGGCGATCGACTATGACGGCATGCTCGACTTCACCGTGGGCGGCAACGGAGCGAAGCAGGCGGCGCCGATCCCGAACGGATTTCCCGGCACGGCCAATCTCGAGCCCCGCGCACAGGATGTCGAAAAGGCCAGGCAGATGCTGGCCGATGCGGGCCAGTCCGACCTCAAGCTGGTCGCCGGCTATCCCAACGACAACGTCTACGGTGTCGACTTCAACATCATGATGCAGAAGGTCCAGCAGGACTTCGCCGCTGTCGGCGTCGAGCTCGAGCTCAAGCCGCTTACATGGGCGGTCTGGCGCGACGAACTGGCCGCGGGCGAGTTCCCGGTGACGGCCGTCTACTATGCGCCCGACTATTTCGGGTCGGGGCAGTATGTCGGATATTTCGCGATGATGGAGGGTTCGCCCTGGCTGCGTCGTGCAGCGATCGACGCGCCGGAGCTGGTGCTCAATTCAGCCGAAGCCGAGTTGAACACCAAGGCGCTCGCCAGCGCAGGGGAAGACGCCGATGCGATCTACGAAGAGCTCGCGAAGCAGATGATGGACGACGCCATCATCCTTCCGCTTGTATCGCCGAACCTCGTGCTGGCCTATCGCAACGACATCGAAGGCGTCCGGTATTCCGCGTGCTGCAACATCCCTCTTGCGGAAATCTCGAGAAAGTAACGCCGCATGCTCGCCTATGTCCTCAAAAGGCTGATCTCCATCCCCTTCCTTCTGCTGGGCGTGGCGAGCGTGTCCTTCGTTCTGTCACAGATGACCAAGGGCGACCCGCTGGCCGCCCTTGTTCCCGAACGGATGATGACCAATCCCGAGGTGGTGGCCGCGGTCAAGGCGGAGTGGGGCCTCGACCAGCCACTGCCGGTCCGCTACGCGATCTATATCGGCAACCTTCTCAAGGGCGATCTGGGCACCTCTTTCGCGACCCGGCGGCCGGTGGCCACGGATATCGCAGAACGCCTGCCCGCCACGCTGGAGCTCGTGATCGCCGCGATGATCGTGGGCACCGTACTTGGCCTCGCGCTTGGCCTCGTGTCGGCGCGCTTCCGAGGCTCCGTCATCGACAGCGTCGCCCGCGTCTTCGCGCTGATCGGCTCGTCGCTGCCGATTTTCTGGTCGGGGCTGATCCTGCTTTACCTTCTGTCGGTGCGCATCTCGCTGGTGCCGGGGACCGGCCGCCTCCCGCCACGGGTCACGCCGCCGCCGCATCACAGCGGTTTCTACACCATCGACGCGCTGATCGCGGGCGATCTCGCGCTTTTCTGGCAGGCACTTACCCATCTGGCGCTGCCCGCCCTGGTCCTTGGATGGGCCGTCACCGGCGTCATCACGCGCCTTGTGCGGTCATCGCTGATCGAGGGACTGGCGCTCGACTATGCCCGCACGGCTCGGGCGAAGGGCGCACCGGAACGGACTGTCCTGATCCGCCACGCCTTGCCCAACGCCATGATACCGCTTCTGACGATCCTGGGTTTCACGTTCGCCTATCTCATCACCGGCGCGGTGCTGACCGAGGCGATCTTTTCCTGGCCCGGCATCGGTTCGTACGCCGTGCGCGCAGCCGCCTCGCTTGACTATCCCGCCATCGGAGGCGTGACCATCGTCGGTTCCGTGGCCTTCCTGCTGGCCAATCTCGTCACCGATATCGCCTATGCCTGGGCGAACCCGCGGATCAAGGTGCACTGATGAGCGATATTTCCCCGCCCGCCTCGCTTTCCGTGCGTCCCCGCAGAGTGGGAAACCTTCGCCGGATGATGCGGCGCCTGCCGCTCACGGCCAAGATCGGGGCTGTCATCCTGCTGTTCTGGATCGTGACGGTGCTCACCATCCAGTTCTGGCCACTCGCCGATCCGCTCGCCATGATCGGGCGCCGCCTGCAGCCGCCGTCCGCGGCACATTGGCTGGGGACGGACGCGCTTGGCCGCGACGTGTTCTCGCGCACACTGCACGGGGCCGTCTGGTCGGTTCCGATCGCCATTCTCGTCGTGTCCTGCGCCGTCGCCATCGGATCTCTGCTGGGGGCCCTGTCGGGCTTTTACGGCGGATGGTGGGGCGCGATCATCATGCGGCTGGTGGACGTGACGGTCGCGTTCCCGCCGATCCTGCTGGCCATGGCGGTGGCCGCCATGCTGGGCCCAGGACTCGCCAACGCCTCGATCGCCATGGTCATCGTCTGGTGGCCGATCTACGCGCGCCTGATGCGGGCGCAGGTTCTGGAAGTACGCGAGCGTGAGCATGTCGAAGCTGCGGTCGCCGGCGGCGCGGGCAGCCTGCGCGTGCTTCGGGTCCATGTCCTTCCGCTCTGCTGGACGCCGACCCTGATCAACGCGACGATGGACTTCGGACAGGTCGTCCTGCTCGCCGCTTCGCTCAGCTTCATCGGCCTGGGCGCCACGCCGCCCTCGCCCGAATGGGGCAGCATGATTTCCGAAGGCGCGACGCGCTTTTACGAATGGTGGATCGCCTTCGGTCCCGGCATGGCGATCCTGTCGGTCGTGCTGGCGACGTCCTTTCTGGGCGACGGGTTGCGCGATCTGTTCGACCGGAGATCGTCATGACCGCTCCGCTGCTTGAATTGCGCGACCTTCGCATCTCGTTCGGCAACAGCGACCGGGTCTGGGCCGAAGCCCTTCGCGGCGTCGACCTGACGCTCGATCCGGGCGAGGTGCTGGGCGTCGTCGGCGAAAGCGGGTCGGGCAAGTCCATCGCGATGATGGCGTTTCTCCAGCTGCTTCCGCCCGGAACCAGAGTGACCGGCAGCGCGCGCTTCGACGGTCAGGAGCTTATCGGCATGGCGCCCTCGCGCATCCAGCGCATCCGGGGCAAGGACATCGGCTGCGTCTTTCAGGATCCGCTCTCGGCCTTCAACCCGGTGCTGCGCATCGGTGATCAGATCGCCGAGGCGATACGCCTGCACGATCGCAGCATCTCGAGCCGAGACGCGCTGAAAGAGGTGGAGCGGCTGTTCGAGCGGGTCGCCATTCCGCAGCCCTCGCGGCGCGTCCGCCAGTATCCGCATGAATTTTCGGGCGGCATGCGGCAACGGGCGATGATCGCGATGGCGCTGGCCAACAGGCCCAAGCTGGTGATCGCGGACGAGCCGACCACGGCGCTGGACGTCACCGTGCAGGCGCAGATCCTCGACCTGCTGCGCGAGCTGCGCAGCGACCTCGGCATCGGGCTCGTGCTGATAACCCACGATCTCGGCGTCGTCGCCGGGATCGCCGACCGCATCGCCGTGATGTACGGCGGGCGCATCGTCGAACAGGCCGAGACGGATCCGCTGTTCTACGAGACCGCCCATCCCTATACTTCCGGGCTGATCGGGGCGGTGCCCACCATCGACGGATCGCGCGCGCTTCAGCAGATCGAGGGCACCCCGCCCTCGATCTTAAACCGCCCGCCCGGCTGCTCCTTCCATCCGCGCTGTTCGCGCGCACAGGCGATCTGCGCCGCCGTGGACCCCGGGTTGCGACGCACGGGCGGCACCGAGTGTGCCTGCCATTTCCCGATCGGGGCCCACCAGACAGAGGTTGCCGAATGAGCCTTCCCCCTCGCACGACCCAGAGCATCACCGGCAAGACAAGGCTGATGTTCATCATGGGCGATCCGATCGATCATGTCGTCGGGACGGCCGTGCTGAATGCCGCCTGGTCACGACTGGGACGCGATATGGTGACGGTCCCGCTGCATGTGCGGCCCGACGATCTGGGCCGGATGCTCGACATGCTTCGCGCGTCCGACAATGTGGCGGGCACCGGCATCACCATTCCGCACAAGATCGCGGGGCGCGCCATGATGGATCACCTGACCGAGGCCGCCATGCTTGCGGGGGCAGTCAACTTCGTCCGGCGCAATGCCGATGGGACGCTGACCGGACACAATGTCGATGGCACGGGCTTTCTTGCAGGCCTCGCGGCGCGCGGCATCGTGCTGGATGGCAGGCGCGTGGCACTTTCAGGTGCCGGCGGCGTCGCGCGTTCGATCGCATTCGCGGTTGCCGGCTCCGGCGCCCGCTCGCTGACTCTGCGCAACCGCGACATGTCCAAGGCCGAGGCACTGGCGCGTGACATCGCGGCATGGACCGGCGCGAACGGCTGCGGCGTCACCGCGCGACAAGACATCGGGCAGCCCGAGATCCTGATCAATGCCACCTCGCTGGGCATGACCGAAACGGATCCGCTGCCCTTCACCGAAGCGGAAATGGCGCAGGCCATCTGTCTTGCCGAAGTGGTGATGACACCGGCAGAGACGCCGGTGATGAAACTGGCGGCCGGGCGCGGAATCGCGACGGTCGGCGGACGCGCGATGATGGACCCTCAGGCCGACCTCGTCGCCCGGTTTCTCGACGGGGATCCGGCGTGACTCCGGCGGCACCCCCTTCCGGCCAGGCGCCGGCCCTGTCGGTCCGGGACCTGACGAAATCCTTCCCCCTGCGCGGCGGATTGCTGGGGCGTACGGTCGGCGCGGTACAGGCCGTCTCGGGCATTTCCTTCGACATCGCGCCCGGCGAGACGTTCGGCCTCGTGGGCGAATCCGGTTGCGGCAAGTCTACCCTCGGGCGCAGCATCCTGCGCCTGATCGAACCCACCTCCGGACAGGTCAGCCTGGGCGGACAGGATGTGACGGCAGCGGACAGCGACGGATTGCGCAGGCTTCGCCGGGACATGCAGATCGTTTTTCAGGACCCCATGGCGTCGTTGCACCCGCGCATGACCATCGCGCGAATCCTCGCCGAAGGACTTTTGCTGGCGGATCTGCCGCGCGCGCAGCTGAGCGCCCGGATCGGCGAGCTGATCGACCTTGTGAGGCTCCCGGCCGATACCGCGTCGCGCTACCCGCATGAATTGTCCGGCGGACAGCGCCAACGCGTCGGCATCGCGCGCGCCCTGTCCCTGAACCCGAAGCTGGTGGTGCTCGACGAGCCTGTCTCGGCGCTTGACGTGTCCATCCAGGCCGGTGTGCTGAACCTGTTGGAAGAGTTGCAGAAAGATATCGGCTGCGCCTATCTCTTCATCGCGCACGACCTCGGCGTCGTGCGCCACATCTCGCATCGGGTCGCCGTGATGTACCTTGGCCGGATGGTCGAGATGGCCCCGGTGGACCGGCTGTTCTCGGAAGCCCAGCACCCTTATACGCAGTCCCTGATCTCGGCCATTCCGCGTCCCGATCCCAGGCTGGAACGGGCAAGGAAGCGCATTGTGCTCAAGGGCGACCTGCCCTCCCCGATCAATCCGCCGCCGGGTTGCCGGTTTCACACCCGCTGCCCGCGCGCGACCGAAATCTGTGCGCGACAGACGCCCGCGATGACCCCGGTCGGCACAAGCGGAGCGGCTGTGGCCTGTCATCATCCCGGACCCGACTCCCGGATCTGAAACCGCCGCGCCCGCACCTGTTGCTTGCCGGCCTCGGTACATCATGTCCCCGCGTCAGCAGCGCCATTGTGCCGGACGGGCGGTGCCCGACCTGAGTGCAGCGCGCGGGATTACGGAAACGCCCGGGCCGGGTGGCCGAATGACTGACCCGTTTCAGATCGTCCCAGCGGTCAACGGCTTGGCATCGCCTGTCCGCCGATGCGGGACTCAGGCGGCGCAAGGGACCGGGCAACCGTCAGGCCATCCCTCATTGCGCGGCCATCCGGGCCGTGCCTGCGTCGCGCGATGCCCGGGCCAGAAGATCCGCCAGCCACCGAGGTTCGGGTTGCGCCGGCGCGAGAGGATCGCGCGGGCCAAGCTTTTCCGTCAGCACCAGTTCCGCCAGCCGCTTCCGATCCGCCGAGACGGCGGGGTGATTTCCGGCGAGACGCGCGCCCTCCCAGGCCAGAAGGATCGCCGAGGCCGCATGGTAGACCGCGCTGGCCGCCCTTCGCGTCTCGGAAGCCTCGGCGGCGCCGTCCTGCCCTGACGCCGACCGCAGCAGCGTCTCGGCCCGATCGAGCGCGCGCCCGAGGCTTTCGGCCAGCGGGCCTTCGACTTCCGACAGACAGCCGCACAGATGCGCCTTGAGCGCGTCGAAAGCCCCTTCCCGTCGCGCCGCGCGCATGACGTCCAGCGCCACGATATTGCTGGTGCCCTCCCAGATCGATCCCAGATGGGCATCGCGCAGAACGCGGGCGTCGGACCACTCCTCGATGTATCCGCAACCGCCGCGCACCTCCATCGAATCGCCCGCCACCTTGCGGGCATCGCGGCAGACCCGGAACTTCACCAGAGGGGTGAAAATACGCAGCACGCTGGCCATGGCGGCATCGCCCCCATCCGCGGCGTGAAGCACCCGGGCAGTGTGAAAGACCATGCTGCGTCCCTGTTCGGCGGCAAGCAGCATCTTCGCGAGCTGCCTGCGCATCAGCGGCATCTCGATCAGGCGCTTTCCGAAGGCCTTGCGGTGCCGAGAGATGTAAAGCGCCTCCGAAACCGACCGGCGCATCAGGCCCGCGCTGCGCACACCGTTGGCAAGCCGGGACATGTTGATCATGTCGGTCATCTGCTTGAAGCCCTGCCCCGCCTCGCCGACCAGGTAGGCCTCTGCCCCTTCCAGCACGATTTCGCCGGAGGCCATCGAACGCGTCCCCATCTTGTCCTTGAGACGGACGATCCGGTAGCTGTTCAGGTTTCCATCCGGCAGGTGCCGGGGCAGCAGGAAGAGCGACAGGCCCCCGGTGCCCTCCGCGCCCCCCTCGGGCCGGGCGAGAACCATCGCGAGCGCGGCGTCCGGGTTCGAGCAGAACCACTTGTCACCGTAAAGCCTCCAGCCGCCGTCCTGTTGGCGCGCCACGGTCTCGACCGCCCCGACATCGGAACCTGCCGCCTGTTCGGTCATGAACATCGCGCCCTGGAAAAGGCTGTCCATGTCCTGACTGGTCAGCCGCTCGGTGTAGCGTTCGACCAGGTCGCGCGAGCCGAACCTGCGCAATGTACGGGTCAGCGAATCCGTCATGCTGAGGGGGCAGCAAAGGCCGAATTCCGCCTGCACGAAGAGATAGACCAGCGCATATTTCACCATCGGATGAAGCTTGCCCGGATGCCCGAAGACGCCGCCCCGATGCGACATGGCGGCGAGCCCGAACTCGCCGAAGGCGACTCGTTCGAGCTCCTGATAGGCCGGGTGCTTTTCGATGCGCTGGACCGG encodes:
- a CDS encoding ABC transporter substrate-binding protein, whose translation is MKHMNLKCGVAAIAIAGSAFLAPPVLAQEDDTLVIARSMDVNSLDPSRAFCDTCQFYLTAVYDTLLTLAPDNKSLVPNLAESWEVNEDFTEFTFRLKDAVFADGSPVEASDVVWSFERLQNLKASASFIMEGMVTTEAVDPKTVKVTVESPNSEFLNKLSAPYTGILNADMLKEAGALATEDAAESDRAESWFLEHSAGSGPFVLASYSPESELRLKRNDAYWGEAPAFSEIVVTQIQDAVSQAQALETGQVDIAMQIDPDTATSIRSPEVTTEVIPSYNFLYIGFIPGAKGMSEVLTQDVRQALALAIDYDGMLDFTVGGNGAKQAAPIPNGFPGTANLEPRAQDVEKARQMLADAGQSDLKLVAGYPNDNVYGVDFNIMMQKVQQDFAAVGVELELKPLTWAVWRDELAAGEFPVTAVYYAPDYFGSGQYVGYFAMMEGSPWLRRAAIDAPELVLNSAEAELNTKALASAGEDADAIYEELAKQMMDDAIILPLVSPNLVLAYRNDIEGVRYSACCNIPLAEISRK
- a CDS encoding ABC transporter permease; its protein translation is MLAYVLKRLISIPFLLLGVASVSFVLSQMTKGDPLAALVPERMMTNPEVVAAVKAEWGLDQPLPVRYAIYIGNLLKGDLGTSFATRRPVATDIAERLPATLELVIAAMIVGTVLGLALGLVSARFRGSVIDSVARVFALIGSSLPIFWSGLILLYLLSVRISLVPGTGRLPPRVTPPPHHSGFYTIDALIAGDLALFWQALTHLALPALVLGWAVTGVITRLVRSSLIEGLALDYARTARAKGAPERTVLIRHALPNAMIPLLTILGFTFAYLITGAVLTEAIFSWPGIGSYAVRAAASLDYPAIGGVTIVGSVAFLLANLVTDIAYAWANPRIKVH
- a CDS encoding ABC transporter permease yields the protein MSDISPPASLSVRPRRVGNLRRMMRRLPLTAKIGAVILLFWIVTVLTIQFWPLADPLAMIGRRLQPPSAAHWLGTDALGRDVFSRTLHGAVWSVPIAILVVSCAVAIGSLLGALSGFYGGWWGAIIMRLVDVTVAFPPILLAMAVAAMLGPGLANASIAMVIVWWPIYARLMRAQVLEVREREHVEAAVAGGAGSLRVLRVHVLPLCWTPTLINATMDFGQVVLLAASLSFIGLGATPPSPEWGSMISEGATRFYEWWIAFGPGMAILSVVLATSFLGDGLRDLFDRRSS
- a CDS encoding ABC transporter ATP-binding protein; the encoded protein is MTAPLLELRDLRISFGNSDRVWAEALRGVDLTLDPGEVLGVVGESGSGKSIAMMAFLQLLPPGTRVTGSARFDGQELIGMAPSRIQRIRGKDIGCVFQDPLSAFNPVLRIGDQIAEAIRLHDRSISSRDALKEVERLFERVAIPQPSRRVRQYPHEFSGGMRQRAMIAMALANRPKLVIADEPTTALDVTVQAQILDLLRELRSDLGIGLVLITHDLGVVAGIADRIAVMYGGRIVEQAETDPLFYETAHPYTSGLIGAVPTIDGSRALQQIEGTPPSILNRPPGCSFHPRCSRAQAICAAVDPGLRRTGGTECACHFPIGAHQTEVAE
- a CDS encoding shikimate dehydrogenase yields the protein MSLPPRTTQSITGKTRLMFIMGDPIDHVVGTAVLNAAWSRLGRDMVTVPLHVRPDDLGRMLDMLRASDNVAGTGITIPHKIAGRAMMDHLTEAAMLAGAVNFVRRNADGTLTGHNVDGTGFLAGLAARGIVLDGRRVALSGAGGVARSIAFAVAGSGARSLTLRNRDMSKAEALARDIAAWTGANGCGVTARQDIGQPEILINATSLGMTETDPLPFTEAEMAQAICLAEVVMTPAETPVMKLAAGRGIATVGGRAMMDPQADLVARFLDGDPA